ATTTCCTCGGCACCCAGAAGGTACTGGCGCAGACGGACCTGGCGTACTACGCGGGCTGCGACGAGCACGTCCTCGCGCTGTACGCGATCGGCGCGGCGGGCTGTATCAGCACGGTCGCGAACGCCGTCCCCGGCCCCATCGCCGCGATCCTCGACGCCTTCGACGCCGGCGACACCGCCCGGGCGACCGAACTCCAGTTGCGGGCCACGCCGTTGATCGAGGCGATGATGGGCGCGAGCCTGCCGGGCACGGTCACCGTCAAGGCTCTCCTCGCCCGCCTGGGCCTGCCCGGGGGCCCGGTGCGCGCACCGCTGCTGCCCGCCCGCCGAGAGGCGGCCGACAAACTCCTGGCCCTGTACGAGGAGTTGGTGGCGGCCTGAAATTCCGCCGGCCGGACCACGCGTCTGACGTACGGTGTCCCCGTGAGCCGCCCCCTGCTGTTCCTGGACGTCGACGGCCCTCTCAACCCGTATGCGGCCCAGCCGGAACGCCGGCCTGAGGGGTATACGACGATCCGGGTGCCCTTCGCCTCGCGGCGCCCCTTGCGGGTCTGGCTGAACCCGGGCCACGGCCCGGCGCTGCTCCGGCTCGGCTACGACCTGTGCTGGGCGACGAGCTGGATGGCCGAGGCCAACGTCTGGATCGCACCGGTCGTCGGCCTGCCCGCCGACCTGCCCTACGTCGACTTCGGCAGCGGCCTGTTCGCCGAGCGCCCGGACGGCGTCCACTGGAAGACGGCGGCGATCGTGGCGTACGCCGGGGGCCGCCCGTTCGCCTGGGTGGACGACGAGCAGGGCCCGGCGGACTCCGCGTACGTGGCCGACCGCCACCCCGCTCCCGCCCTGCTGCATCATGTGAACCCGAGGACCGGTCTGCGCAAGGGTGATTTCACGGCGCTGCGGGAGTTCGCGGCCCGGCTGCCCGCATGACGAAAGGGCCCTTCACCGCGCGGTGAAGGGCCCTTTCGTCACGTGCCGTGCGTCAGTTGTGGCTGTGCAGGATGTCGTTCAGGCCGCCCCAGACCGCGTTGTTCGGGCGGGCCTCGACCTTGCCGGTGACCGAGTTGCGGCGGAAGAGGATGTTGGAGGCGCCGTTCAGCTCGCGGGCCTTGACGATCTGGCCGTCGGGCATGGTGACCCGGGTGCCCGCGGTGATGTACAGGCCGGCCTCGACCACGCACTCGTCGCCGAGCGCGATGCCGACGCCCGCCTCGGCGCCGATCAGGCAGCGCTCGCCGATGGAGATGATCACGTTGCCGCCGCCGGACAGGGTGCCCATGGTGGAGGCGCCACCGCCGATGTCGGAGCCGTTGCCGACCACGACACCCGCGGAGATCCGGCCCTCGACCATCGAGGTGCCGAGCGTTCCGGCGTTGAAGTTGACGAAGCCCTCGTGCATGACCGTGGTGCCCTCGGCGAGGTGCGCGCCCAGGCGGACCCGGTCGGCGTCGGCGATGCGCACGCCCTTCGGGGCGACGTAGTCCGTCATCCGCGGGAACTTGTCGATCGAGGTGACCTGCAGATGCAGGCCCTCGGCGCGGGCGTTCAGCCGCACCTTCTCGATGTCGTCCACGGCGACCGGGCCGAGCGAGGTCCAGGCGACGTTGGCGAGGTGGCCGAAGATGCCGTCCAGGCTCTGGCCGTGCGGCTTGACCAGGCGGTGCGAGAGCAGGTGCAGACGCAGGTAGACGTCATGGGCGTCGAGCGGCTTCTCGTCCAGCGAGGCGATGACCGTACGGACCGCGACCACCTCGACACCCCGGCGGGCGTCCGGGCCGACCGCCTTGGTCGCGCCCTCGCCCAGCAGCTCGGCCGCCCGCTCGGCGGTCAGCCGCTCGGTACCGGCGGGGCCCGGCTCCTCGACCAGCTCGGGGGCCGGGAACCAGGTGTCGAGAACGGTGCCGTCGGAGGCGATGGTGGCGAGGCCGGCGGCGACGGCGCCGGTGGTACGGGAAGCAGAGTCGGTCATGCAGGCAAACCTAACGTGGGCGGGGCGGTCGGGGCGAACCGCGTCTCACCTGCCGGGCGCGGCTCAGGGGATCAGCCGAGCCGGCGGGGCACGGGGTCAGCGGATCGGCCAAGCCGACGCGACACCGGTTCAGGGAATCAGCCGGGCCAGCGCGGTGTGGGCGTACTTCTCGTCGTACGAACCGCCCGTCAGCAGCACCTGCAGACAGATGCCGTCCATCAGCGCGAGCAGGGCGCGGGACGTGACCGGGTCGGTGTGCCGGGCGAGCAGGGCCGCCGCGTCCTCGGTCCACTCGGCGGCGACGGGGCGCAGCGCGGGGCGGCGCAGCGCGGCCAGATACAGCTCGTACTCCAGCTCCACGCCGGTACGGTCGCCGCCCAGCCACTCCCCCAGCGCACGGGCCAGGTCCGCGGCGAGTTCCTCCCGGTCCCGCGGTTTGTCCGGCAGCCGCTCGGCCAGCACCCGGGCGAAGTTCTCGTTGGCCTGCCGCAGCGCGGCCACCATCAGCTCTTCCAGGGTGGCGAAGTGGTACGTGGTGGAGCCGAGCGGGACATCGGCCTCGGCGGCGGCCGAGCGGTGGCTCAGGCCGGCGATGCCGTCCCGGCCGACCACGCGGATCGCGGCGTCGATGATGCGCCGGCGCCGGTCGGGGTCGTAGCGGCGGGGCATCAGTGGCTCGCCCCGCCCAGGTTCAGCACGACCACTCCCCCGATGATCAGCAGGATCCCGCCGACCTTGGCGACGCTCAGCCCCTCCCCGAACAGCAGCAGGCCGAGGACGGCGATGGTCGCGGTTCCCACCCCGGACCAGATGGCGTACGCCGTGCCGATCTGCACGGTCTTCAGCGTCTGGGCGAGGAGCGCGAAGGAGACGAGGTAGCCCAAAGCCGTCATGAGCGAGGGCCAGAGCCGGCTGAACCCCTCGCTGTACTTCAACGCCGTCGTCGCGGCGACCTCGGCGGCTATGGCGCCGGCGAGTGTCAGGTATCCCATGTGTACGAGCGTACACAACGCCGGGACGCGCAGGTGCAGCCTGGCCCGGACGGAGAAGGAGCCCACGACGGGCGCGTCAGGCATGGGCGGCCGGCCCTCCCGACGCCGCGGCCGCCTCCCGGATCACACGCTCGCCGATCTGTACGAACAGCACTGTCTTCCCCCGTCGTTGAGACCAATAGGGGAAACGGCCGTACCGCGAACGGTACGGCCGTTTCCCACAGGTTCCGGCGGC
The genomic region above belongs to Streptomyces sp. CG1 and contains:
- the dapD gene encoding 2,3,4,5-tetrahydropyridine-2,6-dicarboxylate N-succinyltransferase codes for the protein MTDSASRTTGAVAAGLATIASDGTVLDTWFPAPELVEEPGPAGTERLTAERAAELLGEGATKAVGPDARRGVEVVAVRTVIASLDEKPLDAHDVYLRLHLLSHRLVKPHGQSLDGIFGHLANVAWTSLGPVAVDDIEKVRLNARAEGLHLQVTSIDKFPRMTDYVAPKGVRIADADRVRLGAHLAEGTTVMHEGFVNFNAGTLGTSMVEGRISAGVVVGNGSDIGGGASTMGTLSGGGNVIISIGERCLIGAEAGVGIALGDECVVEAGLYITAGTRVTMPDGQIVKARELNGASNILFRRNSVTGKVEARPNNAVWGGLNDILHSHN
- a CDS encoding TetR/AcrR family transcriptional regulator, coding for MPRRYDPDRRRRIIDAAIRVVGRDGIAGLSHRSAAAEADVPLGSTTYHFATLEELMVAALRQANENFARVLAERLPDKPRDREELAADLARALGEWLGGDRTGVELEYELYLAALRRPALRPVAAEWTEDAAALLARHTDPVTSRALLALMDGICLQVLLTGGSYDEKYAHTALARLIP
- a CDS encoding multidrug efflux SMR transporter is translated as MGYLTLAGAIAAEVAATTALKYSEGFSRLWPSLMTALGYLVSFALLAQTLKTVQIGTAYAIWSGVGTATIAVLGLLLFGEGLSVAKVGGILLIIGGVVVLNLGGASH